CAGTCTGTAGGCCAAAATACATGTTTGAGAAGcagatgacgaggccgaccaaaaggccgacaaggacACCGCGAAGAGTGAAGCTGCGGCCGTTGATAACGGGTCCTTGCTTAAGGGTGTTCGCAGTGTTGGCGTCGTGGATCTGGACAGTACTGCTAGATCTGACAACACTGTGACCATCATGcccgtcttcatcgtcgcgGTATCCCCGGTCTGGAGCCATGTTCACTTCCTCACGTGGTAATTGCGAGCGTTGTGCGAAGGAGAACCGACGAGGGCCGCCAAGGGTTGCAAACTCTAGGCCGATTCCCGTGGTGGGGGTAGAAGAGGAGGAATGAGCGTTACAACCTCACTCTGTGATGGATGAGACAACCTGACGTTCGAATCGTTGTCGGCCGTGGAATGTGCATGAGAATGCGTGTAAAAGGGATGAGAGTAGCCACGAGACAGAGAGTAGGCAGAGAGAGGGTGCCGTATTGTTCACTCGGCTCGGTTGAGGCGGTATGTCGTGCTTGATGAAAGAGGAAGTCGAATACTCAATTACATAAGACGGCGCAACAGAgcgtcgacgaagcccccctcccccaatgATGCACGAAGTTGTGACACGGGATCCGTAATTGAATCCTTATCTCACTGTCAGCGTGTGGAGGCCGACACAGTCGCTGAGTCCAACGCTAATCCGAGTCCGGTCACGGCCCGGACGGAGCTCGGCAAACACACAGGCAAATGCATACCGAACCTACCTAGCCAGCTGGAAAATGTACTCAGCACTCTGTACTTTCTTCCTGAAACGTTGGAACTGAGCTGGACGATGACGTGCTAGGCAGCAACCAAATAAAAGTGCCAGTGCTTAGTAATCAAGCCAACCTCTATTCTCGCTCATTGCTGGGTCCACTTGTCGACCAACAACGCTTGTGGACTCACTACAGCGAGCTATCAGAACTGAACTAAGATTGCACGAACAGCGAGGCTGATTGATGCCTTGCGGCTTGCTACACGCATCTCATACAACCCTGCTACCATTCACTATGTTCGAGCTACTAATCAGCGAGCTAGCTACTCCTTTCTAGAACCCCTCTCAAAACCCGAAGCTGTCGAGCAGCGAGCTTGAGTCTGGCTCTTGGAAGACTGTGGTAGTCGACTGCTTTCCCGATCCGCCGGATCTCATTGCGACGTGGAGGCTCGACATGGGCAAGTCTGCCACCACCAGCGAACTACGTCGGCGTAGCATCTTTAGCGGATTCACCTCGCCGCCTAATCCGTTGGTCATGCTCGACGCTGGTTTTAGGAACTCCCAGTTTCGAACTAAAAGCTTGTCAACCTTAAACTCTGACACATAAGCAGCCATGTGTGGTACGTACCCAGGTCCAGACCGAGAAGATCGCAACCCATACGGTCGTAGAGCTTGGCGCTGTGAAGAACGAATTCCCACTCGACGCGTGGGGTAACCTTTGACGCGCCGCGCAGTGTTTGGAGTGTCTTCTGTCGTAATTGCGAGTACAGCACCACCAACGCTGGATCATCTGTCAAGAAGAGTTTCGATCTCATATCAGGAGCATAAGGCGTTTCCACCAGGGTATAGACGGGGGACTACAACGAAAGGCGTGCATTAGAGAATAGCAACCACTAATTGGGTCGATAGGGTGGCGACTTACAATGAGAGCCCTGACCGCCATATCCTTGCGGTTCAACATCCAGAAGACCCACGACGCGAGCCAGCGATTACCCTCCTTGGCTGCCACAGCAAGCACTTCTTCTTCCAAGAGCTTTCTCAATACCGGACCTTGGTCACCTTCATACACGCGAGCAATTGCCACAGCAAGCTGGAGGTCCTTGAGCTGGTTCAAACAGACGTTTACAGCGTCCTGCAAATGATCGGCAAGCAGGAAGAATGCTGCCGCATATTCTGCACGCCACAAACATTAGCATCAGAGTATGAGTCAAGTCGCATGTAACCTACCGAACCGTCGCTTGCTGAGTAGGGCGTAAGCGTTCTTCAAAGCTGTCGTCCGCCACTTGGGCTCTTCAAAATTGTTAGCCAGCAACTTCTGCGTTGCCCCTTGCTCTCTGTTCCAGTGAGCTATGCGCCAGAGCCCCTGAAGAACTGTCTTTTTCTTCAGGGCTAGATAGTAGATGCTACAATCCACTGGGTTCTTCATGTCGCTCTTGGTATATTCGTTGCGAGCCACGTTCTCGAATTGCGTGCGCTGCAGGCAATGTTAGCCTACTCTGTGCCAGCCATTGGCCAAAGGAACGGGAGGGTACTCACCAAAGCGTTGAGGTCACTAAGCCACATGAACATGCCGCTCTCTCGCGCATCCTCCCAGCGCACGGTACCATGACATTGTTTGATGACGAAGTCAGTGAGAATGTCTTGGCTGGTTGAGTGGTAAGCCCAGTTAATCTCTCGCCACGACATCTGAATCTCGCTTGTCCGGCCCTTGCGAAGGCCATGCTGACGGAAAAACAACATGAAACGAGCTCCGTTCTCGTCGAGTGATCTGCGTTGTTTTTCTACCAGGCCAACGCATTCCACAATATCCGCTAATTGTATTTGCTCGTGTCCCGAGAGCTGTCGAAGGCCGACCTTGGTCAGTCGCTCGTTGATGGCATATGCAGTCTCCTCGCCAAACGTTTCGTCTGCCTCATCTTTGGATGTTTGAAGGCTGAAGTGAGACCCCAAATGGGCTTCTGACGCCTTTGATACCTGGCAGCGATGTCAGTGAGGGGTGTCTACTGGTGGTTGCAATACATGAAAGTGCCCACCTTGTCCGTGTAAAAGACTGCCGGATCCAACCCCAAGTAGTCATCAACTGTCTCACCGGCAATGAGGAATTTGAGTGTTTGATGCAGAGACATGAGCACGTTCCGCACTACCGTGCTTTTGCCGGCAAGGATACATTGACTCAGAAATTGAGGATGGAAAACCGGCAGCGGGCCATTAAACCTTTGAACGGCCTCAAAAAGATCCCAGACGCCGTGCTTCTTGTGTGGAAGTTGTAGGCTGCTGACCAGAGAACTGGATAAGTCATAGTCTCTCCCGTGAACAAACATCTGATTGCCAGAGCCAATGACGAGGTGCCCGTCACCTAGCCATGTAGAGTCGCCTATTGGATGAGGCGTGAACTCACGAATGCTGATCTCCCGGACTGCAGCCCAAGCAGGCCCCTTGTTCAGGTAGTCAAAACGCATCTGGCAAAGCAGGACCACCTTGGACTGGAAACCTACTGCAAGTATCGATTGCGAGTCTGGCGTTGAGGTCCAGTCAAGATCCTGGATGGTGTTGTGCGTACCATAGTCCTGTGTGAACTCAAGACGAGCGCCGCCGATGTCCCATATGAATAGCTGCGACCTCCCCGAATCAACGAGCGCAGCCTTCTTGAGAGTGCTTCCACTGACGAGAGCCGGCTCTGAAAGACCGGTCTCTGCTGAAGACGTGGAGAGCCACCCAACGTGTTTTCCCGTTTTGTCCACCCTAGCTGTCCAGAAATCTACTCGGCCGGTATGGGTATAGGATATGGCGATATCCCTGGCAAAAACATCCAGGAAGCTTGATGTTACCGGCGCGGATCCTGCAGGATCAACAGGGAGCATGTAAGCGATTCCTTCGGCATCCTTCAGTTTGAACCTGCAAAATTCTCGTATCGACGTCTCATCCTGGCCATTGGTGTGTGCCTTAGTACGCTGATGGGAGTACCGAGGCAGGTTGACCTCCCAGACAAGTCCTTCTTGCTCCGAGGTAATCGTGGCAATCTGTGCAACGGCATAATTCTCAACCCTTTGCCGTGGTAGAATTAGGAGACAAAGTGGCTTCCCTGAAATCTCATACGGCTGTCGCTCCAATAAAATTGCCCTTTGTGGCCGGCAA
This genomic interval from Colletotrichum higginsianum IMI 349063 chromosome 9, whole genome shotgun sequence contains the following:
- a CDS encoding WD repeat domain-containing protein; amino-acid sequence: MRAVLPGRPRSGLQALATGFWDTRHFNVYITGSAFTILTDSDTVLQTIYDDDPSHLQAVAFDESSGKIATCTKSVVRVYRPFGQPEDALKWGLQSSFPIPDPQNAADGVSLSWGGTEELLVGHCALYLYSTIAEPAQLWNKPVPNPLKVAELSYDSAYIASVGLQDCLVKVWRRLTYGADDVRFDLAYLRHPDVITSLRWRKPFHAEQTVENALYTICADNVVRVWIGADTHASGHMNLWGAIDLTSELREHSLKSPLTRVPLASFIIDGREVSAAAELTVQRRPAQEGKCDTALENLIALANKSPELCVASDGAGNMTIYAFEDVGSRTNKPKTAVKVASFESHLLDIRAGLHVQVQSYCDRQTGRLHILAHDFDGQIHVYEANLVEFLDTINEQNRLTRRCIWSGHSAPIKKMVRNFSGRAVVSRTEEGECVVWTHSEKNNLSRQSVIPGSAHIHRICVLRKGRFVVFLQHDTISLWDCRPQRAILLERQPYEISGKPLCLLILPRQRVENYAVAQIATITSEQEGLVWEVNLPRYSHQRTKAHTNGQDETSIREFCRFKLKDAEGIAYMLPVDPAGSAPVTSSFLDVFARDIAISYTHTGRVDFWTARVDKTGKHVGWLSTSSAETGLSEPALVSGSTLKKAALVDSGRSQLFIWDIGGARLEFTQDYGTHNTIQDLDWTSTPDSQSILAVGFQSKVVLLCQMRFDYLNKGPAWAAVREISIREFTPHPIGDSTWLGDGHLVIGSGNQMFVHGRDYDLSSSLVSSLQLPHKKHGVWDLFEAVQRFNGPLPVFHPQFLSQCILAGKSTVVRNVLMSLHQTLKFLIAGETVDDYLGLDPAVFYTDKVSKASEAHLGSHFSLQTSKDEADETFGEETAYAINERLTKVGLRQLSGHEQIQLADIVECVGLVEKQRRSLDENGARFMLFFRQHGLRKGRTSEIQMSWREINWAYHSTSQDILTDFVIKQCHGTVRWEDARESGMFMWLSDLNALRTQFENVARNEYTKSDMKNPVDCSIYYLALKKKTVLQGLWRIAHWNREQGATQKLLANNFEEPKWRTTALKNAYALLSKRRFEYAAAFFLLADHLQDAVNVCLNQLKDLQLAVAIARVYEGDQGPVLRKLLEEEVLAVAAKEGNRWLASWVFWMLNRKDMAVRALISPVYTLVETPYAPDMRSKLFLTDDPALVVLYSQLRQKTLQTLRGASKVTPRVEWEFVLHSAKLYDRMGCDLLGLDLEFKVDKLLVRNWEFLKPASSMTNGLGGEVNPLKMLRRRSSLVVADLPMSSLHVAMRSGGSGKQSTTTVFQEPDSSSLLDSFGF